Part of the Rhizobium sp. WYJ-E13 genome is shown below.
CCGGAACGCCCGATGCATTCGCCAGCATGTCCGGATTGGTCTTGCGGTTTTCCGACCAGCTCACATGGTCGGTCGACACCAGCCAGACGTTGCCTTCGGCAACCTTGCGCCACAGGGTTTCGACCTCGGCGCGGGGACGCACCGGCGGATTGATCTTCGCCTTGCCGCCGAGGCGCTTCACATCGTTTTCCTCGTCAAGTGTAAGGTAGTGAATGCAGCATTCGACCGTCGCCTCATAACCGTCGCGGCGATAGGCTCGGGCGATGTCATAACCCCGCCCGAGCGAGCAATGCACGACATGGGATGGGCAGCCGGTATTGGCGCCGGTCTCGAAGATCGTGTGCATGGCAAGCAGTTCGGTGATCGGCGGGCGCGACAGGCCATGCGCGCGCCAGTCGGTAATGCCGCTTGTTTTCACCTGCTCCATATAGGTGCGCACCGCCTCGTCATCCTCGTTATGCACGCCGGCCGCCAGCCCGGTTGGGGCAATTGCCGCAAAACAGGCGTCGAGCAGGGCAGGCGGAATGCGCGGGAAGCGTTTGGGATCGGTGCCGAAGGTGGAGAACTTGAAGGCGGCAACGCCTGCCTGCACCATTTCGGCGATGCGGGCGGGACCTTCCTCAGGATCGACTGTGCCGTAGAGCGCAAAGTCCACACGCGCCTGCGGGCCGGCGTGCTCGACCTTCTTCTTTACCGCCTCAGCCGAGCAGACGAGATTTCCCTCGTCATAGGGCATGTCGACGATGGTGGTCACACCGCCGGCAGCCGCCGAGCGAGTCGACCAGATGAAATCCTCCTGATCTTTCTGCGAGAGCGAATGGACCTGCGCGTCGATGGCGCCCGGCAGGATCAGCGCCTTGCCAAGCAGATGCCGTTCTTTGGCCGCAGGCGGTACGCCGAGGCCGACTTCCGCGATCTTTCCGTCGCGAACGGCGACATAGCCGCCTTCGAGAATACGCTCCGGCAGCACCACCGTGCCCTGCAGAACGAGATCGAAATCCATGCCGCGTCTCCCTCGATAGATCGAAATTTAGATGATAGCCGGTTCCGGCGTCAGCCGCCCTTCGATGCGCTCGAGCGAACCGAGCGCGAAGAAATCGTCGAAGGAGGCGATTGGCACCTGCTCGATCAGCTTCGAGATGAATTCATCCGAGCCCAGTTCTTCCTCGATCGCCTCGACCTCGGCCGAAAGCGGCCGGTCGACCGTATAGAAGGCCGCATGTTTGCGCACGACCTGATAGAGCATACCCGCGACACCCTTCGGCGTATCGCCGATAATATCGATCGCTTGTGCCGAAAGCAGGGCTTCCAGTGCGGCTAGACGCTTCAGCGCCCGCATCTGCCGGTCGAAGCGCTCGATGACGAGCGGCAGGAAAGCCGCCTCGTCCTCAAGGCCGGCCGCAACGACGAGCGATTGCGCCGAGACCGGGTTCGACATGGAGAGTACGCGCGAGAAGATTTCCCCCGCAAGCTTGATGATCGGCCCGAAGCCGGTGGCGATGCGACCGGGAGGCACGAGATTGACCGGCAGGCCGCGCCGCTGGCCGTTGCCGAGCAGGACGCAGCGGTTGAAGGCGTTGCGTGCCGCATGCGCCATGCAAAGCGCTGCCGATTCCAGGAGGATCGTCACATCAAGCGGTAGTGAGCCGCCTGAGGTCATCACCCGTCCTTCCACGACGACGGGATTGTCGTCGGAGCGGCCGGTGGCGGCAAGGATCTTGTGGCCGGTCGAAAGCAGGTTTTCGATAACAGCACCAAAAACCTGGGCGATCATGCGCAGGCTCAGCGCGTCCTGCACGTGGGTGGCGAC
Proteins encoded:
- a CDS encoding dihydroorotase family protein, translated to MDFDLVLQGTVVLPERILEGGYVAVRDGKIAEVGLGVPPAAKERHLLGKALILPGAIDAQVHSLSQKDQEDFIWSTRSAAAGGVTTIVDMPYDEGNLVCSAEAVKKKVEHAGPQARVDFALYGTVDPEEGPARIAEMVQAGVAAFKFSTFGTDPKRFPRIPPALLDACFAAIAPTGLAAGVHNEDDEAVRTYMEQVKTSGITDWRAHGLSRPPITELLAMHTIFETGANTGCPSHVVHCSLGRGYDIARAYRRDGYEATVECCIHYLTLDEENDVKRLGGKAKINPPVRPRAEVETLWRKVAEGNVWLVSTDHVSWSENRKTNPDMLANASGVPGLEVMVPLFVKGALERGIPLTWAAKLMAENPAKHFRLDHIKGALTSGKDADIVVLEPKETIYDASASGNNVVGWSPYNGMRLPWTVSAAWLRGQMITEGSKVLAEPGAGRFVRPLPRQVLA